From the genome of Sediminibacter sp. Hel_I_10:
TATAAATAAGGCCGAAGAAGAGTATTAGCAAAAAGAGCAAGCGCATGAGCGGATTTTCGAAAATAGGAAACACATCTGCAACTAAATTTACCAAGGCATTTGACACAGCAGCATCTGCAAAAAGCGTCGAGGCAATAGAAAACACACCGCTTAAAAAACCAGCATAATCACCAAAGGCTGTTTCTATATAAGTGTAAGCGCCTCCTGTATTGGTCACTTTGCTTCCAGCCTCTGCAAAACAGAGCATGATGAGCGCAATTAAGAGTGCGCAAAAGAGATAGGCTAAAATACTGGCAGATCCCATATTAGAAGCAACAATGGCCGGTAAGGCAAAGATACCCGCGCCAATAACAATATTGATGATGTTAGCAGATAGCCCAAATAGGCCAATGGTCCGTTTTAAATGCTCTTCTTTTGGTTTCATGAGTTTTGCTGTTCTGTTTCTAAATCACGATGGATTGATGAGGCTTTCATAAGGCTTTACTTTTAGAAATTTGCAGACGTTTTCCGTAGGTCAACTGACGCCACAACCACTCTAAAGGCCCATATTTAAAATACTTGAGCCATATGGTGCTAAAGAGCACTTCCATTAAAAAATAGCTCATAGCAATGAGCATAATTACGGTGAAACCAAATTCTCCGGCGAGCCCTAGCCCGAGTTTATAAAAAAATGCAATGCCAAATACCGTTTGTAAAATGTAGTTGGTAAATGCCATTTTGCCAGCAGGAGCAATCCATTGTAGAAGATGAGGTTTGTTTCTGTAAATAAGCGCAATAAGAGCGGCATAGCCCAACGCACAAGGAACTGTGCCAAGAGCATAGGTCAGGGTAATTAGAAAACTATTAAGTTGAGAGGGTGCTAACATCAACTCTATGTAAGCTCTCAATCCGCTCATTGGCAAACCTAAAAGTAATCCGAAAATTGCGATGCGTTTGAGAAACGGAGCGTTGTTTAAAAGCTGATGATTACGAATATGGCGGCCAGCACAAATACCTATGAGGAAAATTCCAAATACTTTAAAGAGGCGGCCTTCCTCTAAAATAAAACCAATACGGGTAAAGGTGTTACCAAAGTTCATTTTAAAAAAGTCTCCCCAATGCTCATTAAGCAATAGAAATATGAATGTCATTATAGGTTTTTCCCTGCCATTCTGATTGAGGAAAACCGTAGTAGGACCAGATCTCTGTACTGGTTTGAAAAAGGTAATGTGGGTAATCAACCCCAAAATAATAAATGAGGAGCCAATTGAGTATGGGCAATAGGATAAGAACACAGGCGAAGCTGAGTAATTTTTTGTCTGAGACGTTTATAAACGGAATGATCACAAAACCCAAAAGCGCGTATAAGGTTAAGATATCTCCTAACCAAAAGCCAACCAAATGAATCAATCCAAAGGCCAATAACCAAAACATACGTCGTCTAAAAAATGGTGCAAATGGTTTTTCCTGCTTTTGAAGTTTTTGATATTGTACAAAGCAACCTATCCCGAAGAGCAGCGAGAAAATAGAGTAGAATTTCCCATCAATGATCAGGTATGATACAAAAGAGAGTAGGTCATCTGACGCTAAAACGAAATTTGAGTTTCTGTTTTCAGGAGCCATAAAGAACGCTCCTGAAAAAAATAAAATATTCGCCATAAAAATGAATTTTATGGCAAGGCCTCTTAAGATATCTAAAAAATGAATGCGTTGTTCTTGCTGAAGCGGTTTAAGCTGGTTTTGTTGATGCTGTACCATAATTTTATTCTTTTTTTATAGGGTGTCTTTTGTTGTAACTTAAATTACGCCAGAGCCACTCAAGAGGTCCAAAGTGAAAGTAACGGAGCCAAATAGCACTCGTTATCAATTGAAAAATCCAAATAGAGAAAACGATATACAGTAATTCATGACGTTGAAACTCACCAAAGAGTCCAAAGCCTGCGCCTGTAAATAGGAACAGCGCAAAAATGGAATGCATGACATAATTGGTAAGCGCCATTTTACCAACATTAGAAAGTGCAACTTTTAACCTGATGAAGATTGGCGATTTGCAGAATAGCATAATAAGACCAATATGTCCCATAGCAACAGCAACACGCCCCAAGTCATAAGAGATATTGGATTTAGCAAAACTTAACATTGAAAAGTCATGATCAATAATCAGTTGTATTTCGTAATAATTGACACTAAATCCAACGGTGTAACCAATAATCATCATGATAAAATAAAAGCGATAAGATTTGACTGCAGAAAGGATGTTCAGTTTAAAAAAAGCAATACCCAAAAGCATCATGCTCAATATGTCCCATACATCATAACGGTATAAATAGTGTTTTTCAAAATGCATATTGATGGGTGCTAAAAAGGCAACCACATCAAAATAGCCTTTTTGCATATTTGCATTATATGCTGTAATAGCTTCTGGAGATCGTTCTTGCTGTAATTCATTCCACATAAGTTCTGAGGCTTTTAGGTCTTCAGTAAGGGCTTTTCCGTCGCTTTGATATTGCTCTACTAAAACCATGTCTTCGGTTAAT
Proteins encoded in this window:
- a CDS encoding DUF418 domain-containing protein; this encodes MTFIFLLLNEHWGDFFKMNFGNTFTRIGFILEEGRLFKVFGIFLIGICAGRHIRNHQLLNNAPFLKRIAIFGLLLGLPMSGLRAYIELMLAPSQLNSFLITLTYALGTVPCALGYAALIALIYRNKPHLLQWIAPAGKMAFTNYILQTVFGIAFFYKLGLGLAGEFGFTVIMLIAMSYFLMEVLFSTIWLKYFKYGPLEWLWRQLTYGKRLQISKSKAL
- a CDS encoding DUF418 domain-containing protein, with the translated sequence MVQHQQNQLKPLQQEQRIHFLDILRGLAIKFIFMANILFFSGAFFMAPENRNSNFVLASDDLLSFVSYLIIDGKFYSIFSLLFGIGCFVQYQKLQKQEKPFAPFFRRRMFWLLAFGLIHLVGFWLGDILTLYALLGFVIIPFINVSDKKLLSFACVLILLPILNWLLIYYFGVDYPHYLFQTSTEIWSYYGFPQSEWQGKTYNDIHISIA
- a CDS encoding DUF418 domain-containing protein; translation: MKTTATSLTPLKALDRIHSIDIMRGIVLFGILLMNINGMALAHAYEDPTASGGATSWDLYTWMTTNMVFEGTMRALFSLLFGAGMFILLNRLETRGAGLKAADIYFRRLMWLLLFGLIHSYLLLWTGEILFSYALMGFLVYSFRNLPPKTLISIALVLFSIGTIWNYAEYNSAKQLTEDMVLVEQYQSDGKALTEDLKASELMWNELQQERSPEAITAYNANMQKGYFDVVAFLAPINMHFEKHYLYRYDVWDILSMMLLGIAFFKLNILSAVKSYRFYFIMMIIGYTVGFSVNYYEIQLIIDHDFSMLSFAKSNISYDLGRVAVAMGHIGLIMLFCKSPIFIRLKVALSNVGKMALTNYVMHSIFALFLFTGAGFGLFGEFQRHELLYIVFSIWIFQLITSAIWLRYFHFGPLEWLWRNLSYNKRHPIKKE